A window of Bos taurus isolate L1 Dominette 01449 registration number 42190680 breed Hereford chromosome 19, ARS-UCD2.0, whole genome shotgun sequence contains these coding sequences:
- the MRPS23 gene encoding small ribosomal subunit protein mS23 (The RefSeq protein has 1 substitution compared to this genomic sequence), which translates to MAGSRLETVGSIFTRTRDLIRAGVLKEKPLWFDVYNAFPPLREPVFRRPRLRYGKAKSPTQDIYYHEDQIRAKFYAAYGSGPKAFDLFNPNFKSTCQRFVEKYIELQKLGETDEEKLFVEAGKALLAEGVILRRVEKARTQQEGSQVSRKSESMGVESQTALEENPPLKEVPQAQHLESPGEESKGLSPP; encoded by the exons ATGGCGGGGAGCCGGCTGGAAACCGTGGGGAGCATTTTCACGCG GACGCGAGACCTGATTCGGGCTGGGGTGTTGAAGGAGAAACCCCTTTGGTTTGACGTATATAACGCCTTCCCTCCGCTGCGGGAGCCGGTCTTCCGAAGGCCTCGCTTGCGATATGGCAAAGCTAAATCTCCCACCCAGGACATCTTTTACCACGAGGATCAGATTAGAGC GAAATTTTATGCAGCCTATGGATCTGGTCCAAAAGCTTTTGATCTGTTCAACCCAAACTTCAAGTCTACCTGTCAACG GTTCGTGGAGAAGTACATTGAGCTACAGAAACTTGGAGAAACAGATGAAGAGAAGTTATTTGTGGAAGCAGGGAAGGCTTTGTTGGCGGAAGGTGTCATTTTAAGACGAGTAGAAAAAGCAAGGACT CAACAGGAAGGTAGTCAAGTGTCCCGGAAATCTGAATCCATGGGTGTCGAATCCCAAACTGCATTGGAGGAGAACCCGCCTCTGAAAGAAGTTCCGCAGGCCCAGCATCTGGAGTCACCTGGGGAAGAGTCCAAAGGCCTCTCACCTCCCTGA
- the MRPS23 gene encoding small ribosomal subunit protein mS23 isoform X3 has translation MAGSRLETVGSIFTRTRDLIRAGVLKEKPLWFDVYNAFPPLREPVFRRPRLRYGKAKSPTQDIFYHEDQIRAKFYAAYGSGPKAFDLFNPNFKSTCQRFVEKYIELQKLGETDEEKLFVEAGKALLAEGVILRRVEKARTEGSQVSRKSESMGVESQTALEENPPLKEVPQAQHLESPGEESKGLSPP, from the exons ATGGCGGGGAGCCGGCTGGAAACCGTGGGGAGCATTTTCACGCG GACGCGAGACCTGATTCGGGCTGGGGTGTTGAAGGAGAAACCCCTTTGGTTTGACGTATATAACGCCTTCCCTCCGCTGCGGGAGCCGGTCTTCCGAAGGCCTCGCTTGCGATATGGCAAAGCTAAATCTCCCACCCAGGACATCTTTTACCACGAGGATCAGATTAGAGC GAAATTTTATGCAGCCTATGGATCTGGTCCAAAAGCTTTTGATCTGTTCAACCCAAACTTCAAGTCTACCTGTCAACG GTTCGTGGAGAAGTACATTGAGCTACAGAAACTTGGAGAAACAGATGAAGAGAAGTTATTTGTGGAAGCAGGGAAGGCTTTGTTGGCGGAAGGTGTCATTTTAAGACGAGTAGAAAAAGCAAGGACT GAAGGTAGTCAAGTGTCCCGGAAATCTGAATCCATGGGTGTCGAATCCCAAACTGCATTGGAGGAGAACCCGCCTCTGAAAGAAGTTCCGCAGGCCCAGCATCTGGAGTCACCTGGGGAAGAGTCCAAAGGCCTCTCACCTCCCTGA
- the MRPS23 gene encoding small ribosomal subunit protein mS23 isoform X2 produces MRRWINPEHCLVGLEFGNILPSSRTRDLIRAGVLKEKPLWFDVYNAFPPLREPVFRRPRLRYGKAKSPTQDIFYHEDQIRAKFYAAYGSGPKAFDLFNPNFKSTCQRFVEKYIELQKLGETDEEKLFVEAGKALLAEGVILRRVEKARTEGSQVSRKSESMGVESQTALEENPPLKEVPQAQHLESPGEESKGLSPP; encoded by the exons ATGAGAAGGTGGATTAACCCTGAGCACTGTTTGGTTGGTTTGGAGTTTGGAAACATTTTACCATCTAGCAG GACGCGAGACCTGATTCGGGCTGGGGTGTTGAAGGAGAAACCCCTTTGGTTTGACGTATATAACGCCTTCCCTCCGCTGCGGGAGCCGGTCTTCCGAAGGCCTCGCTTGCGATATGGCAAAGCTAAATCTCCCACCCAGGACATCTTTTACCACGAGGATCAGATTAGAGC GAAATTTTATGCAGCCTATGGATCTGGTCCAAAAGCTTTTGATCTGTTCAACCCAAACTTCAAGTCTACCTGTCAACG GTTCGTGGAGAAGTACATTGAGCTACAGAAACTTGGAGAAACAGATGAAGAGAAGTTATTTGTGGAAGCAGGGAAGGCTTTGTTGGCGGAAGGTGTCATTTTAAGACGAGTAGAAAAAGCAAGGACT GAAGGTAGTCAAGTGTCCCGGAAATCTGAATCCATGGGTGTCGAATCCCAAACTGCATTGGAGGAGAACCCGCCTCTGAAAGAAGTTCCGCAGGCCCAGCATCTGGAGTCACCTGGGGAAGAGTCCAAAGGCCTCTCACCTCCCTGA
- the MRPS23 gene encoding small ribosomal subunit protein mS23 isoform X1, with protein MRRWINPEHCLVGLEFGNILPSSRTRDLIRAGVLKEKPLWFDVYNAFPPLREPVFRRPRLRYGKAKSPTQDIFYHEDQIRAKFYAAYGSGPKAFDLFNPNFKSTCQRFVEKYIELQKLGETDEEKLFVEAGKALLAEGVILRRVEKARTQQEGSQVSRKSESMGVESQTALEENPPLKEVPQAQHLESPGEESKGLSPP; from the exons ATGAGAAGGTGGATTAACCCTGAGCACTGTTTGGTTGGTTTGGAGTTTGGAAACATTTTACCATCTAGCAG GACGCGAGACCTGATTCGGGCTGGGGTGTTGAAGGAGAAACCCCTTTGGTTTGACGTATATAACGCCTTCCCTCCGCTGCGGGAGCCGGTCTTCCGAAGGCCTCGCTTGCGATATGGCAAAGCTAAATCTCCCACCCAGGACATCTTTTACCACGAGGATCAGATTAGAGC GAAATTTTATGCAGCCTATGGATCTGGTCCAAAAGCTTTTGATCTGTTCAACCCAAACTTCAAGTCTACCTGTCAACG GTTCGTGGAGAAGTACATTGAGCTACAGAAACTTGGAGAAACAGATGAAGAGAAGTTATTTGTGGAAGCAGGGAAGGCTTTGTTGGCGGAAGGTGTCATTTTAAGACGAGTAGAAAAAGCAAGGACT CAACAGGAAGGTAGTCAAGTGTCCCGGAAATCTGAATCCATGGGTGTCGAATCCCAAACTGCATTGGAGGAGAACCCGCCTCTGAAAGAAGTTCCGCAGGCCCAGCATCTGGAGTCACCTGGGGAAGAGTCCAAAGGCCTCTCACCTCCCTGA